One genomic region from Terasakiella sp. SH-1 encodes:
- the hypD gene encoding hydrogenase formation protein HypD, producing MKYVNEFRQKELAHKIAENIKAEVQPDRDYHIMEFCGGHTHAIFRYGVQDLMPKNVHYVHGPGCPVCVLPIPRIDNAIELCERHNVILCTYGDMMRVPASQKKSLIKAKAAGADVRMVYSTQNALELARQNPERDVVFFAIGFETTTPPTAIALQQARKERLMNFSVFCNHVLTPSAIGHILDSEDPQADAQVALDGFLGPSHVSSVIGTKPYEPAVEKYKKPVVIAGFEPLDVMQASLMLIRQINEGRCEVENEYHRVVTRDGNLKAQQLVAEVFELRDTFEWRGLGWMEKSALQIRAPFAQWDAEKRFELSKSTGRDVKGCACPDILRGMKKPTDCKLFGTICTPEDPQGACMVSSEGSCAAYWSYGRFRMDNKGSENAA from the coding sequence ATGAAATATGTTAATGAGTTTCGCCAAAAAGAACTGGCCCACAAGATTGCAGAAAACATCAAAGCCGAAGTCCAACCGGACCGTGATTATCACATCATGGAATTTTGCGGTGGTCATACCCATGCGATTTTTCGTTATGGGGTACAGGACCTGATGCCGAAAAACGTACATTATGTTCACGGCCCCGGCTGTCCAGTTTGTGTGTTACCCATCCCGCGCATTGATAACGCCATTGAACTGTGCGAACGCCATAATGTCATCCTGTGTACTTACGGCGATATGATGCGGGTACCGGCCAGTCAGAAAAAAAGCCTGATCAAGGCCAAAGCCGCAGGTGCAGATGTGCGCATGGTCTATTCCACACAGAATGCCCTTGAACTGGCACGCCAAAATCCGGAACGCGACGTGGTATTTTTCGCTATCGGTTTTGAAACCACAACCCCACCAACCGCCATTGCCTTGCAACAGGCCCGCAAAGAACGGCTGATGAATTTTTCAGTCTTTTGCAACCATGTCCTGACCCCTTCCGCCATCGGTCATATTCTCGATAGTGAAGACCCACAAGCCGATGCCCAAGTGGCCCTGGATGGTTTCCTCGGTCCCTCTCACGTTAGTTCTGTGATCGGCACCAAGCCCTATGAACCTGCTGTTGAAAAATATAAAAAGCCTGTGGTCATCGCCGGTTTTGAACCCCTTGATGTGATGCAGGCCAGCCTCATGCTTATTCGCCAGATTAACGAAGGGCGTTGCGAGGTGGAAAATGAATATCACCGCGTCGTCACCCGTGATGGCAATCTGAAAGCCCAACAACTGGTCGCCGAAGTCTTTGAACTGCGCGATACGTTTGAATGGCGTGGCCTAGGCTGGATGGAAAAAAGCGCCCTGCAAATCCGTGCGCCCTTTGCACAATGGGATGCAGAAAAACGATTTGAACTGAGCAAAAGCACCGGACGTGACGTTAAGGGATGTGCCTGCCCCGATATTTTACGCGGCATGAAAAAACCGACTGACTGTAAACTTTTCGGCACCATTTGCACACCAGAAGACCCGCAAGGTGCCTGCATGGTATCTTCTGAAGGGTCCTGTGCGGCCTATTGGTCTTATGGGCGTTTTCGCATGGATAACAAGGGCTCGGAGAATGCCGCATGA
- a CDS encoding HypC/HybG/HupF family hydrogenase formation chaperone, producing MCLAIPVEVISTDPEKDTAMVSLDGIKKEISVALIDDVQVGDYVLLHVGYAINKISPQEAEKTLELMAESGLLAPSVQEQLS from the coding sequence ATGTGCCTTGCCATTCCTGTTGAAGTGATTTCAACAGACCCGGAAAAAGATACGGCCATGGTATCACTGGACGGGATCAAAAAAGAAATTTCCGTTGCCCTGATTGATGATGTGCAAGTGGGCGATTACGTCTTGCTGCATGTGGGCTATGCCATCAATAAAATCAGCCCGCAAGAAGCTGAAAAAACACTTGAACTCATGGCTGAAAGCGGCCTGCTCGCCCCGTCTGTACAGGAACAACTGTCATGA
- the hypE gene encoding hydrogenase expression/formation protein HypE yields MNEVTKRFQAKLNIKSGRIDMTHGSGGRAMNDLIEQLFQKHFENDYLNQKNDQAILPALGANERIVMATDSHVVSPLFFPGGDIGALSVHGTVNDVAMSGAKPLYLSAGFILEEGFALADLEKIVISMAKAAREAGVAIVTGDTKVVEKGKGDGVFISTTGIGVVSIDLDISGANAKPGDAVLINGTIGDHGVAIMSHRENLAFETEIISDSASLNGVIADMVKAVPEINVLRDPTRGGLASTLNEIAQQSGVGIKLMEDDIPVRSDVHAACEFLGLDPLYVANEGKVIVICPQDKAETLLEIMRNHPLGQHAAQIGTVHEDPNHFVTMETAFGGARVVDWLNGEQLPRIC; encoded by the coding sequence ATGAACGAAGTGACTAAACGCTTTCAGGCCAAACTGAACATCAAATCCGGTCGTATTGATATGACCCATGGCTCTGGTGGGCGGGCCATGAATGATTTGATTGAACAACTGTTTCAAAAACATTTTGAAAATGACTACCTTAATCAAAAAAATGATCAGGCCATCCTGCCTGCCCTTGGGGCCAATGAACGCATTGTCATGGCAACCGACAGCCATGTGGTGTCCCCCCTGTTTTTTCCCGGCGGGGATATCGGTGCCCTAAGTGTGCATGGCACAGTCAATGATGTGGCGATGTCAGGTGCCAAACCGTTATATCTTTCAGCTGGCTTTATTCTGGAAGAAGGCTTCGCACTCGCTGATTTGGAAAAGATCGTCATTTCCATGGCAAAGGCTGCACGTGAGGCTGGTGTTGCCATTGTCACAGGCGACACAAAGGTCGTGGAAAAAGGCAAAGGCGATGGCGTCTTTATCTCCACCACCGGGATCGGTGTGGTCTCAATAGACTTGGATATTTCCGGGGCAAACGCCAAGCCTGGTGATGCGGTCTTAATCAATGGCACCATTGGTGATCATGGGGTTGCCATCATGTCCCATCGCGAAAACCTTGCCTTTGAAACCGAGATTATTTCTGACAGTGCGTCGCTAAACGGCGTGATTGCGGACATGGTCAAGGCCGTGCCGGAAATCAATGTGCTGCGTGATCCCACACGCGGCGGGTTAGCCTCCACCCTTAATGAAATTGCCCAGCAATCTGGTGTCGGTATTAAGCTGATGGAAGATGACATTCCAGTGCGCAGCGATGTTCATGCGGCTTGTGAGTTTCTGGGCCTTGATCCCCTTTATGTAGCCAATGAGGGCAAGGTGATTGTCATTTGCCCCCAAGACAAGGCTGAAACGTTGTTAGAGATCATGCGCAATCACCCACTGGGTCAACACGCCGCCCAGATTGGCACCGTGCATGAAGATCCCAATCATTTTGTCACCATGGAAACTGCCTTTGGCGGGGCACGGGTGGTGGATTGGCTCAACGGTGAACAGTTACCGCGCATTTGCTAA